From a single Paenibacillus sp. FSL R5-0345 genomic region:
- a CDS encoding anaerobic sulfatase maturase, whose translation MTTYIQTSKPETLHVMWKTVSEDCNLACDYCYYSKAGGHPHQPIRVMDTNLLERFIAQYMSRSSGIATFSWQGGEPLLAGLPYFEQVISLQAKYAPPHTMISNALQTNGTLINEKWAKFFKRYNFLVGISLDGPEPIHDSHRITGSGKGSYDLVMRGIRHLQNEGVEYSILTVIHEDNVTRPDELMSFYQEHKFPYIQFIPCMDFVSQNSDMHGRFRITPEQYGVFLCRTFDLWYNEGYPELPIRIFENMLLVLMNREPELCVHNSCCPKMMVLETNGDAYPCDFFIDEEHRLGNISQTDLEVLLASPVYDDFLLMKPDMKESCHKCEYLSFCNGGCPRNRNWLDVKDRNEVDYFCHSYKMFYSHTYERMMMLANRLRSEQLMEFRKNAKSLPGRNEPCLCGSGKKFKNCCQPL comes from the coding sequence ATGACAACATACATACAGACCTCGAAGCCTGAGACGCTTCATGTCATGTGGAAAACCGTCTCAGAGGATTGTAATTTAGCCTGTGATTATTGCTATTACAGCAAAGCAGGAGGACATCCTCATCAACCGATCCGAGTGATGGATACGAATCTTTTAGAGCGGTTTATCGCTCAGTACATGAGTAGATCTTCAGGGATAGCGACTTTTTCTTGGCAGGGAGGGGAGCCGCTATTAGCCGGACTTCCGTATTTTGAACAAGTGATTTCACTGCAGGCGAAGTACGCTCCACCTCATACGATGATAAGTAATGCGCTGCAGACCAACGGAACGCTTATTAATGAGAAATGGGCGAAATTTTTTAAACGGTATAACTTTTTGGTCGGGATAAGTCTGGACGGTCCTGAGCCTATTCATGATTCTCATCGTATAACGGGATCGGGAAAAGGAAGTTATGATTTAGTTATGCGTGGAATTCGTCATTTACAGAATGAGGGTGTGGAGTATAGCATTTTGACGGTGATTCATGAGGATAACGTGACGAGACCAGATGAGTTGATGTCATTTTACCAAGAACATAAATTTCCTTATATTCAGTTTATCCCTTGCATGGATTTTGTTTCACAAAATAGTGATATGCATGGACGCTTCCGAATTACACCTGAACAATACGGAGTGTTTTTATGCCGTACATTTGACTTGTGGTACAACGAGGGGTATCCAGAGCTTCCCATTCGCATTTTCGAGAATATGCTTCTTGTACTCATGAATCGTGAGCCGGAGTTATGCGTTCACAACTCATGTTGTCCGAAGATGATGGTACTTGAAACGAACGGGGATGCCTACCCTTGCGATTTCTTTATCGATGAAGAGCACAGGTTAGGAAATATCAGCCAAACCGATCTAGAAGTGCTGCTTGCCAGCCCAGTATATGATGACTTTTTGTTAATGAAGCCCGATATGAAAGAATCATGTCATAAGTGTGAGTACCTTAGCTTTTGCAATGGGGGATGCCCGCGCAACCGAAATTGGCTTGATGTTAAGGATCGTAATGAGGTTGATTATTTTTGCCACAGCTACAAAATGTTCTATTCACATACTTATGAACGCATGATGATGCTTGCGAACCGACTTAGATCGGAGCAGCTGATGGAGTTCAGGAAAAATGCAAAATCACTTCCGGGTCGAAATGAACCATGTCTCTGCGGAAGCGGGAAAAAATTCAAAAATTGCTGTCAGCCATTATAG
- the tyrS gene encoding tyrosine--tRNA ligase — MNIIDELEWRDAINQQTDAEGLKELTNQKSVSVYCGVDPTGDSMHIGHLIPFMVLKRFQLAGHRPVILIGGATGTIGDPSGRQSERSLQTLEQVQANVDALTAQMKKLFVTDGDNQIRMVNNYDWTHKINVIEFLRDYGKNFSINSMLAKDVVASRLDSGISFTEFSYQILQSLDYLHLYKHEDVQLQIGGSDQWGNITSGLDLIRRKEGSEAVAFGLTIPLMLKADGTKFGKSAGGAIWLDPNKTTAFEFYQFWANTDDRDVVKYLKYFTFLSKEQIDALAEKVQTEPHKREAQKTLAEEMTRFVHGEELLEQAKRITAALFSGDIKSLTADEIEQGFKEMPTYETTLESKNIVEWLVDLGIEPSKRQAREDITKGAISMNGEKVSDVGLEVTASEAIGGRFIIIRKGKKNYSLVKLS; from the coding sequence ATGAATATTATCGACGAACTAGAATGGCGCGATGCCATCAATCAACAAACCGATGCCGAAGGGCTTAAAGAATTGACCAACCAGAAATCCGTTTCAGTGTACTGCGGTGTAGATCCAACGGGTGACAGTATGCATATTGGCCACTTGATTCCGTTCATGGTACTCAAGAGATTCCAACTTGCGGGACACCGCCCAGTAATTCTAATTGGTGGTGCTACTGGTACGATCGGTGATCCAAGTGGACGCCAGTCCGAGCGCTCTTTGCAAACATTGGAGCAAGTGCAAGCGAATGTTGATGCACTTACTGCTCAGATGAAAAAACTGTTCGTGACCGATGGCGATAATCAAATCCGCATGGTCAACAACTACGATTGGACGCATAAAATCAATGTTATCGAATTTTTGCGTGACTACGGGAAGAACTTCAGCATCAATTCGATGCTTGCCAAGGATGTTGTAGCGAGCAGATTGGACAGCGGAATTTCCTTTACAGAATTCTCCTACCAAATCCTGCAATCTCTAGATTACCTGCATCTATACAAACATGAAGATGTGCAGCTGCAAATTGGTGGCTCGGATCAGTGGGGGAACATTACAAGCGGTCTGGATTTAATCCGTAGAAAAGAAGGCTCTGAGGCTGTAGCATTTGGACTTACTATCCCACTGATGTTGAAAGCCGATGGTACGAAATTCGGTAAATCAGCTGGGGGAGCCATTTGGCTGGATCCGAACAAAACGACGGCATTTGAGTTCTACCAGTTCTGGGCGAACACTGATGACCGTGATGTTGTGAAATACTTGAAGTACTTTACATTCCTGTCTAAAGAGCAAATTGATGCGCTTGCTGAAAAAGTACAGACCGAACCGCATAAACGTGAAGCGCAAAAAACACTTGCCGAAGAAATGACAAGATTCGTGCATGGTGAAGAATTACTAGAGCAAGCTAAACGCATTACTGCTGCTTTGTTCAGTGGAGATATCAAGTCCCTAACTGCTGATGAGATCGAGCAAGGCTTCAAGGAAATGCCGACTTACGAAACGACTTTGGAATCCAAGAATATCGTGGAATGGCTAGTTGATCTCGGTATTGAGCCATCCAAGCGTCAAGCGCGTGAGGATATCACCAAAGGAGCAATCTCCATGAATGGTGAGAAAGTTAGCGATGTTGGACTTGAAGTTACAGCTAGCGAAGCTATCGGTGGCCGGTTTATCATTATCCGTAAAGGGAAGAAAAACTACAGCTTGGTGAAATTGTCCTAG
- a CDS encoding Lrp/AsnC family transcriptional regulator: MLDPIDNHILQRLAQNSRISYTDLAKEVNLSSVAVKDRIDRLVNQGIIEQFSIVISAEKLGKKISAYLELEVEPAHLNHIVEVLKENERVAVLYEMTGPCILHIHILVENLEEMERFMHESIYCLDGLVRVENQILLKRHKNQDGLNI; the protein is encoded by the coding sequence ATGCTTGATCCTATCGATAATCATATTTTGCAGCGGCTGGCCCAAAACAGCAGAATATCCTATACTGATCTGGCTAAAGAAGTTAATTTATCCAGTGTAGCGGTAAAAGACCGTATTGATCGGCTCGTCAACCAAGGAATCATTGAGCAATTTTCTATTGTCATTAGCGCGGAGAAGCTTGGCAAGAAAATTTCCGCTTATCTGGAACTTGAAGTAGAGCCTGCTCATTTAAATCATATTGTCGAAGTCCTGAAAGAAAACGAACGCGTTGCAGTACTTTATGAAATGACTGGTCCTTGCATTCTTCACATCCATATTCTGGTTGAGAATCTTGAAGAGATGGAACGGTTTATGCATGAATCAATCTACTGTCTGGATGGTCTAGTACGTGTAGAAAACCAAATTTTATTAAAGCGCCACAAAAATCAGGATGGTCTAAATATATAA
- a CDS encoding acetamidase/formamidase family protein, with translation MKKQTFRKTSVILSAVLLAGTSFNVMYADTNKGQNTPITHVLKANSETVRWGNIGKGDPALTVQSGDIVTVEAITHHSGDDYDRMIKGDAGVEDIFHWIKGEKNEALRGPGVHIMTGPIAVEGAEPGDVLEVKILDMKLRPNGNDKYAGKTYGVNAAANWGYLYGDMVEEPKKREVVTIYEMDTEGGTDYATAVYNYKWTVQTDPDGQVHPTIDYPGVIVDHNTIDKNFDVLKGVKIPVRLHFGTMGVAPKEADIVDSVPPSYNGGNVDDWRITEGATMYYPVSVPGALLSIGDPHAGQGDAEINGTAIETSVTGDIQVVLHKKATLNKKLNGLSFPLLENENEWVVHGFSYANYLEALGASAQKDIFKNSSIDKAMKDAAHKTKDFLMDGMNLSEDEAYSLMSVSTDFGITQVVDGNWGVHALIDKGQFGDSERKAVGLRSSFEGFGAKVSWKPTTQTVTISYNNNVLEMKVGATTGVYNGEIVKLVAPIEVVKEKIEVSEYFANFYKAKLSKTE, from the coding sequence ATGAAAAAACAAACTTTTCGCAAAACCAGTGTTATTTTATCAGCGGTTTTACTAGCGGGAACATCATTTAATGTTATGTATGCTGACACAAATAAAGGTCAGAATACACCGATAACGCATGTGCTGAAGGCAAATTCTGAGACTGTTCGGTGGGGGAATATCGGTAAGGGTGATCCAGCTTTAACGGTACAATCAGGTGATATTGTAACGGTTGAAGCCATTACCCATCATTCCGGTGATGATTACGATCGAATGATTAAGGGGGATGCGGGAGTCGAAGATATTTTTCACTGGATAAAGGGGGAGAAGAACGAAGCGCTTCGCGGGCCAGGCGTACATATTATGACGGGACCTATTGCTGTAGAAGGTGCTGAACCAGGGGATGTTCTGGAAGTGAAAATTCTGGACATGAAGCTAAGACCTAATGGCAATGACAAATACGCTGGCAAAACCTATGGCGTGAATGCCGCGGCGAACTGGGGTTATCTGTACGGAGATATGGTGGAGGAGCCGAAAAAACGTGAAGTGGTCACCATCTATGAGATGGATACAGAGGGTGGAACAGATTATGCAACAGCTGTTTATAATTATAAATGGACTGTTCAGACTGATCCGGATGGTCAAGTGCACCCGACAATCGACTACCCAGGCGTAATTGTAGACCATAATACGATTGATAAGAACTTTGATGTATTGAAAGGTGTGAAAATTCCGGTACGTCTACACTTCGGTACAATGGGTGTTGCACCTAAAGAAGCGGACATCGTAGATTCAGTACCCCCTTCTTACAATGGTGGCAACGTAGATGATTGGCGTATTACTGAAGGTGCAACGATGTATTATCCTGTATCTGTACCAGGGGCGCTACTGTCGATTGGTGATCCGCATGCGGGGCAAGGGGATGCCGAAATTAACGGAACTGCTATCGAGACATCCGTGACGGGTGATATTCAAGTCGTTCTTCATAAAAAAGCGACGCTTAACAAAAAACTGAATGGATTAAGTTTCCCATTACTAGAGAACGAGAATGAATGGGTCGTACATGGGTTCAGTTACGCGAATTATTTGGAGGCACTTGGAGCTAGTGCACAAAAAGATATCTTTAAAAACTCATCCATCGACAAAGCGATGAAAGATGCTGCTCATAAAACAAAAGATTTTTTAATGGACGGAATGAATTTGAGCGAGGATGAAGCGTACTCCCTGATGTCTGTGTCAACGGATTTCGGAATCACACAAGTAGTGGATGGAAACTGGGGAGTGCATGCTTTGATCGATAAAGGTCAATTCGGTGATTCGGAGCGTAAGGCTGTGGGATTACGTAGCAGCTTTGAAGGTTTTGGTGCGAAGGTGAGTTGGAAACCGACTACTCAGACAGTTACTATAAGCTACAATAACAATGTGCTTGAGATGAAAGTCGGGGCGACGACAGGAGTGTACAATGGTGAAATCGTTAAGCTCGTTGCTCCAATAGAAGTTGTAAAAGAGAAGATTGAGGTCAGCGAATATTTTGCGAATTTTTATAAAGCTAAGCTATCTAAAACAGAGTAG
- a CDS encoding DNA alkylation repair protein: protein MEHRKGARKVSDIPTEVVELLHKGQLQTVNLTEWLAVDHLVLLEKVMDELGFGQESNPILQRLSDLSEKRIMKLIPAIARELQQVLESKSEREQSSLFTALAQHLSDSVRCWAAYMIGLNQSLSLSQKLTAIRPFAADDHFGVREISWMALRESVITELHESIKLLERWVHDQDPNIRRYAIELTRPHGVWAKHITALKEDPVIALPLLEPLKSDSVKYVQDSVSNWLNDASKSNPDWVLQLSENWLMSSDTKATKRIVTRATRSITNQ from the coding sequence ATGGAGCATAGGAAGGGAGCTCGAAAAGTTAGCGATATTCCGACTGAGGTTGTTGAACTGTTACATAAAGGACAATTACAGACTGTAAATTTAACGGAATGGCTTGCTGTGGATCATCTTGTGCTGCTGGAAAAAGTGATGGACGAGCTAGGTTTTGGACAGGAATCCAACCCTATTTTGCAAAGGCTGAGCGATTTATCCGAAAAGAGAATCATGAAGCTGATACCAGCCATTGCGCGTGAGTTACAACAGGTATTAGAGAGTAAATCTGAGCGGGAACAATCCTCTTTATTCACAGCTTTAGCGCAGCATCTTTCCGATAGTGTCCGCTGTTGGGCTGCCTATATGATAGGTCTAAATCAATCTTTAAGTTTATCGCAAAAGCTAACGGCTATCCGTCCTTTTGCAGCGGATGATCATTTTGGGGTACGCGAGATTTCATGGATGGCTTTAAGGGAATCAGTAATTACAGAGTTGCACGAATCTATTAAGTTATTAGAGCGCTGGGTTCATGATCAAGATCCGAATATAAGGAGATATGCGATCGAATTGACGCGGCCGCATGGTGTGTGGGCGAAGCATATTACTGCGCTTAAAGAGGACCCGGTAATTGCACTTCCGCTATTAGAACCACTGAAGTCAGATTCAGTGAAATACGTTCAGGATTCTGTAAGTAATTGGTTGAACGATGCGAGTAAAAGCAATCCGGATTGGGTGCTGCAGCTTAGTGAGAATTGGTTGATGTCCTCAGATACAAAGGCAACGAAACGGATCGTAACCCGGGCTACAAGAAGTATTACTAATCAATAA
- a CDS encoding Crp/Fnr family transcriptional regulator — translation METIHYLSQFNLLQSLALEDLIEMEELTRITVVPKNTYIQTPTTFSEGLFFVKKGKVRLYRLNSDGKQFTSDILSEGNVFGEMNVISFGTRDHYIEAMEECHICTIDSVRFEEFVATRPRFLMSLMQVLSDRIKSMSQLSQNLAIGNLHDKILCVLLKLSDQLGVKNEDNLFRIDVPLSHQEIANLIGASREAVTVALQELVKAEVIQTGFRTIYVHRDKILERNIT, via the coding sequence ATGGAGACTATTCATTATTTATCTCAATTTAATTTGCTTCAATCGTTAGCGCTCGAAGATTTAATAGAAATGGAAGAGTTAACTCGCATAACAGTAGTCCCGAAAAATACATATATCCAAACACCGACAACCTTTTCTGAGGGATTATTTTTTGTGAAAAAAGGAAAGGTTCGCTTATACCGCTTGAATTCAGACGGGAAGCAGTTTACGTCGGATATTCTGAGTGAGGGTAATGTTTTTGGTGAAATGAATGTGATTTCGTTTGGAACCAGAGATCATTACATTGAAGCAATGGAAGAGTGTCATATCTGTACAATTGATTCTGTAAGATTTGAAGAATTCGTAGCTACTCGACCTAGATTCTTGATGTCGTTAATGCAAGTGTTGAGTGATCGAATAAAAAGTATGAGTCAGTTATCGCAAAATCTAGCCATCGGAAATCTCCATGATAAAATATTGTGCGTTCTCTTAAAGCTTTCTGATCAGTTAGGAGTTAAGAATGAGGATAATTTATTCAGAATTGATGTTCCGCTGTCACATCAAGAAATCGCTAATTTGATTGGTGCGAGCAGAGAAGCGGTTACGGTAGCGCTGCAAGAATTGGTGAAAGCTGAGGTGATTCAGACAGGGTTCAGAACTATCTATGTTCATCGAGACAAGATTTTGGAAAGAAATATAACATAG
- a CDS encoding LLM class flavin-dependent oxidoreductase has product MELGVSTFVETTPDAHTGETISHAERLREVVEEIVLAEEVGLDVYGVGEHHRSDYAASSPAVVLAAAASMTSKIRLTSAVMILSSADPVRVFQDFATLDGISNGRAEIMIGRGSFTESFPLFGYDLKDYEELFNEKLELLLAIQKSEKVTWSGKHRAAINNLGIYPRPVQDPLPIWIGSAGSPESAIRTGSLGLPFVLAIIGNVKPLDYASHVRLYKTAAAEAGYDISSLPIASHSHGFIAETNELALEKFFPSTHARTNVRAKEKGTPPYHRSDYDAACSFDGALYVGDPETVANKIIHLRKEVGITRFFLHVPHGTMPHEDVMQAIRLLGTEVAPRVREEIARWEASNR; this is encoded by the coding sequence GTGGAACTTGGAGTTAGCACATTTGTTGAGACAACCCCCGATGCCCATACGGGTGAGACAATAAGTCATGCAGAGCGACTACGTGAAGTAGTGGAGGAAATTGTACTTGCCGAAGAGGTGGGGCTAGATGTATATGGAGTGGGAGAGCATCATCGTTCTGATTATGCGGCTTCATCACCTGCAGTTGTGTTAGCTGCGGCTGCATCGATGACTTCGAAAATTCGATTGACCAGTGCGGTAATGATATTGTCTTCAGCAGATCCTGTTCGTGTATTTCAAGACTTTGCAACGCTGGACGGGATATCAAACGGACGTGCGGAAATTATGATCGGCCGTGGTTCGTTTACAGAGTCCTTTCCTTTATTCGGTTACGATCTGAAGGATTATGAAGAGCTGTTCAATGAGAAGCTGGAATTGCTACTAGCTATTCAAAAGTCAGAAAAAGTAACCTGGAGCGGCAAACATCGCGCAGCCATAAACAATCTGGGAATTTACCCGCGACCGGTTCAAGATCCGCTGCCGATTTGGATTGGGAGTGCCGGAAGTCCAGAGTCTGCAATCCGCACAGGATCCTTAGGATTACCTTTTGTTTTAGCGATTATTGGGAATGTTAAACCGCTTGATTACGCGTCACATGTGCGGCTTTACAAGACAGCTGCGGCTGAAGCCGGGTACGATATCTCAAGCTTGCCTATTGCCTCACACTCTCACGGGTTTATTGCAGAGACTAATGAATTAGCGTTGGAGAAGTTTTTCCCTTCAACGCATGCTCGGACCAATGTGCGGGCGAAGGAAAAAGGGACACCTCCATACCATCGTTCCGATTATGATGCAGCTTGCAGCTTTGACGGTGCTCTGTACGTAGGTGATCCAGAAACTGTTGCTAACAAAATCATTCATCTTCGCAAGGAGGTGGGGATTACGCGATTCTTTTTACATGTGCCCCACGGTACGATGCCTCATGAGGATGTTATGCAAGCCATTAGACTGTTGGGAACGGAAGTAGCCCCTCGTGTTCGTGAAGAAATCGCGCGCTGGGAAGCAAGTAATCGTTAA
- a CDS encoding acyltransferase family protein: MERKLNSEMFVLRSIACLSIALLHALYRVYDDGNTPWVESVGLLLTFGTPVFVFISQFVLSFAYPEGIPARFWEKRIKYILLPYFFFGALYAGLKGVDMASSEGIPLLQAFWYFLWRHLLLGDFHGYFILIIFQFYALFLLFQKHAKKFTPRSILIASFVINVVYLGFFNFTKPADTVAAQYIWDKLYWIFSPGWIFYFTVAYYLGRNESWFREKLKQFRVAVFMLPVITGALVLFVNGQGWITAHSSKRIDMLLFAMSMILLLFTVASSLKKVPRVLEWSSRYSFGIYLLHPLLLALFVKLPSSFGLQNLGLFSVLLQFIGCVVGSAIIMNLANRIPGGAFVFGRIGIGINQRKPPKPLDKPISSSIGNIN; encoded by the coding sequence ATGGAACGAAAATTGAATTCTGAAATGTTTGTTCTGCGTAGTATAGCCTGCTTGAGTATTGCGCTACTACATGCTTTATATCGTGTCTATGATGATGGAAATACACCTTGGGTGGAGTCGGTGGGTCTGTTGCTTACGTTTGGCACACCGGTATTCGTATTTATCTCTCAATTCGTATTGTCTTTTGCTTACCCTGAGGGAATACCCGCGAGATTTTGGGAGAAACGAATCAAGTATATATTACTTCCCTACTTTTTTTTCGGGGCTTTGTACGCCGGGTTAAAAGGAGTGGATATGGCAAGCAGTGAGGGGATTCCGCTTCTTCAAGCTTTTTGGTATTTCCTTTGGCGTCATTTGTTGCTTGGTGATTTTCATGGCTACTTTATCCTCATTATTTTTCAGTTTTACGCCTTGTTCCTCTTATTTCAAAAGCATGCCAAAAAGTTTACTCCACGCTCCATACTGATTGCCTCATTCGTTATAAACGTAGTGTACTTAGGATTCTTCAATTTTACCAAACCCGCAGATACGGTAGCTGCTCAATATATTTGGGATAAATTGTATTGGATTTTCTCTCCGGGGTGGATATTCTACTTTACTGTGGCTTATTACTTGGGGCGAAATGAGAGTTGGTTCCGGGAAAAATTAAAACAGTTTCGAGTAGCTGTCTTCATGCTTCCGGTTATAACTGGGGCACTTGTGCTGTTTGTGAACGGACAAGGCTGGATTACGGCGCATAGCTCCAAGAGAATTGATATGTTACTTTTCGCTATGAGTATGATTCTACTACTCTTTACAGTAGCTTCTTCATTGAAAAAGGTGCCGCGCGTGCTAGAGTGGAGCAGTAGATACTCCTTTGGTATATATTTGCTTCACCCGTTGCTGTTGGCTTTGTTTGTTAAGCTTCCTTCTTCATTCGGGTTGCAAAATCTTGGTCTATTCAGTGTTCTGTTACAATTTATCGGGTGCGTGGTTGGCTCAGCGATCATCATGAACCTAGCAAATCGCATTCCTGGCGGAGCCTTTGTATTCGGTCGAATCGGGATTGGAATCAATCAAAGAAAACCTCCGAAACCGCTGGATAAGCCCATAAGCTCGAGTATTGGAAACATAAACTAG
- a CDS encoding NAD-dependent epimerase/dehydratase family protein: protein MKVLVTGGLGFIGSHVVDRLISEGVETVIVDNLSGASGSFYRNPSALLYPYDIRDETLGEVFSREKPDAVIHLAAQIDVRESQRNPLFDANVNIVGTLNVLRVCEAHQVEKIVYASSAAVYGNPEYLSIDESHPLNPESCYGVSKSVPESYIRMFASMHGLKYTILRLANVYGPRQSSHGEAGVVSIFLDRMKQGKELVIYGDGEQTRDFVFVEDVAQAFVDAARSNDRVDNQIINISCGVATSINTIVEMIGGITGRESQTIYEQARPGDILHSYLNNRKANELMSWSPNHDLHQGLKKTIAARLTVGSAVDH, encoded by the coding sequence TTGAAGGTTTTAGTAACCGGGGGGCTTGGTTTTATTGGGTCACATGTTGTTGATCGGCTCATAAGTGAGGGTGTTGAAACTGTAATAGTGGATAATTTATCGGGTGCGTCCGGCTCGTTCTATAGAAACCCTTCTGCACTTCTGTATCCGTACGATATTCGAGATGAGACATTGGGTGAAGTTTTTAGCCGAGAGAAACCGGATGCGGTCATTCATCTGGCTGCACAGATCGACGTAAGAGAATCACAGCGCAATCCATTGTTTGATGCGAATGTGAATATTGTTGGCACACTAAATGTACTGCGGGTGTGTGAGGCCCATCAGGTTGAAAAGATCGTGTACGCTTCGTCGGCTGCTGTATATGGTAACCCTGAATATTTGAGCATTGATGAGAGCCATCCCTTAAATCCTGAGTCCTGCTATGGCGTATCCAAAAGTGTCCCTGAGTCCTACATTCGAATGTTTGCCAGCATGCATGGGCTGAAGTATACCATTCTCCGTCTTGCGAATGTTTATGGACCCCGGCAAAGCTCACATGGGGAAGCGGGCGTCGTTTCAATTTTTCTGGATCGCATGAAGCAAGGCAAGGAGCTTGTGATCTATGGGGATGGGGAACAAACCAGAGATTTTGTCTTTGTTGAGGATGTGGCACAGGCGTTTGTAGATGCGGCTCGTTCAAATGACAGAGTGGATAATCAAATCATAAATATTAGCTGTGGAGTGGCTACCTCTATTAATACGATTGTGGAGATGATAGGCGGCATTACAGGTCGCGAATCCCAAACGATTTATGAACAGGCACGGCCGGGAGATATTCTTCATAGCTACTTGAACAATAGGAAAGCAAATGAGTTGATGTCCTGGTCTCCTAACCATGACCTTCACCAAGGACTCAAAAAGACGATTGCAGCCCGATTGACTGTAGGCAGTGCTGTGGACCATTAA
- a CDS encoding glycosyl hydrolase family 28-related protein produces the protein MATAPIPDNSVTTSVIADGAVTSIKLDPETNGYVNVRSYGATGNGTKDDTIAIQNAINAGNAKRKVVIFPPGVYKVSSGRMRNPSSLEWWCLRIPTGTNLSFEPGSKLSLASNPPSDTRVLVILNASDITITGDLEIDGSASTVKTNVNDQLHGLFISSSQNISIESVYSHDCYGDNIFIGGTEAIPSVNVQIGYARCETAGRKNFVIHFVDQLHVNSAVLNNSRGGAPSFTGANSLDLEPDEFKGTRSFYQRFDSLTTTGFGNDLSAGLTDEIARLWTLDIGSLDMRVSGSASPAILSYGLTLKISNLFIRSTDHKASYGLQTIYSQFIDIASASFDGIGGPAIFAAFNAAGGKPRLHIGSLGVYGSGSSLASGVRIDGGDLYVGTMDAQDLVGSSLYLFATQSDTMVTVDNMIVRNSGTNQVVLVSSYGSAKPFLRLNNVAVFDTRSVKVKRILEFETLVAMQGTSLGTVYNPYAITEWFSTYGNFKRAVRLVGGTLLPAVFIVEGSPEGTITAPIGSLAMRTDGVAKATFYVKESGTGANGWVAK, from the coding sequence ATGGCAACTGCACCTATTCCAGACAATTCTGTAACAACGTCCGTGATTGCGGACGGCGCGGTCACTTCTATTAAATTAGACCCTGAAACTAACGGTTATGTGAATGTTCGATCCTATGGCGCTACAGGGAATGGTACTAAAGATGACACCATCGCGATTCAAAATGCAATCAATGCCGGAAATGCCAAACGCAAGGTTGTTATTTTCCCGCCTGGTGTATATAAAGTATCTTCAGGCCGCATGCGTAATCCTTCCAGCCTTGAATGGTGGTGTCTTCGTATACCAACCGGAACTAACCTAAGCTTTGAACCAGGATCTAAGCTGTCACTGGCTTCGAACCCTCCTTCAGATACTAGAGTACTTGTCATCCTAAACGCCTCTGATATCACGATAACAGGTGATCTCGAAATTGATGGAAGTGCTTCGACTGTGAAAACAAACGTCAACGATCAGCTTCACGGCTTGTTCATTTCTTCTTCGCAAAATATATCCATCGAATCGGTATACTCCCATGATTGCTACGGTGACAATATTTTCATTGGAGGTACAGAAGCGATTCCATCCGTTAACGTGCAGATCGGGTATGCGCGCTGTGAAACGGCTGGACGCAAGAACTTCGTCATCCATTTTGTAGACCAACTTCATGTCAACAGTGCTGTCCTGAACAACAGTCGCGGCGGAGCACCTAGCTTCACTGGAGCCAACTCACTAGACTTGGAGCCCGATGAGTTCAAAGGTACTCGCAGCTTTTATCAACGCTTCGATTCCTTGACTACCACTGGTTTCGGTAATGATCTGTCAGCAGGACTTACAGATGAAATCGCTAGACTCTGGACCCTCGACATCGGTTCACTTGATATGCGTGTTAGTGGATCAGCGAGTCCTGCTATACTCTCTTATGGACTGACGTTAAAAATCAGTAACTTATTTATTCGTTCTACCGATCATAAAGCTAGTTACGGTCTACAGACGATCTATTCACAATTTATTGATATCGCTAGTGCAAGCTTCGATGGCATCGGTGGTCCGGCGATCTTTGCTGCGTTTAATGCTGCTGGAGGTAAACCAAGATTGCATATCGGATCGTTAGGAGTGTACGGCTCAGGCTCCAGCTTAGCTAGCGGAGTCCGAATCGACGGAGGAGATCTTTATGTGGGGACTATGGATGCACAGGATCTAGTAGGGAGTTCTCTATACTTGTTCGCTACACAGTCAGACACCATGGTTACTGTTGACAATATGATCGTTCGTAACAGCGGGACCAATCAGGTAGTACTAGTCTCTTCTTATGGTTCGGCTAAGCCTTTCTTGCGTTTGAACAATGTAGCGGTATTTGATACCCGTTCTGTGAAGGTAAAACGCATTCTAGAATTTGAAACATTGGTTGCCATGCAAGGCACTTCCCTTGGCACCGTGTATAATCCGTATGCCATTACTGAATGGTTCTCTACCTATGGCAACTTCAAACGGGCAGTCCGACTCGTTGGTGGAACACTGCTTCCTGCAGTATTTATCGTGGAAGGTTCGCCAGAGGGAACGATAACCGCTCCGATTGGCAGTCTGGCTATGCGAACAGATGGTGTAGCTAAAGCTACTTTTTATGTGAAGGAAAGCGGAACCGGTGCTAACGGTTGGGTTGCCAAGTGA